One Streptomyces sp. SAI-135 DNA segment encodes these proteins:
- a CDS encoding helicase HerA-like domain-containing protein, with product MPQAQSRPAALPQQALEIASGYAFTGPTLELGALLWDGVCLPDAQVRIPLPMLNRHGLVAGATGTGKTKTLQLIAEQLSAQGVPVFLADIKGDGSGISAPGARNEKVQARAAEVHQRWEPAGCPAEFYALGGIGHGIPVRATVTSFGPLLLSKVLQLNRTQEQSLGLIFHYADQKGLELVDLKDLRAVVAFLTSDEGKSELKNIGGLSTATAGVILRSLTAFEAEGMADFFGEPEFDTAELLRTADDGRGLVSVLELAAVQDRPRLFSTFLMWLLADLFHDLPEVGDVDRPKLVFFLDEAHLLFEGASKAFLDSLTQTVRLIRSKGVGVFFVTQTAKDVPADVLAQLGNRVQHALRAFTPDDQKALKATVRTFPDSAYDLEELLTGLGTGEAVVTVLSEKGAPTPVAATRLRAPESLMGPVDTGELDSAVRASALYGRYAQAVDRESAYEKLDSRGAKGPDEMKAPPAPTPARADDPSVVEQVVGSGMFKSLARSLGTQIGREITRSLFGTARRRRR from the coding sequence ATGCCACAGGCACAGTCCCGCCCCGCCGCCTTGCCCCAGCAGGCCCTGGAGATCGCCTCCGGCTACGCCTTCACCGGGCCCACGCTCGAACTCGGCGCGTTGCTGTGGGACGGCGTCTGCCTCCCGGACGCGCAGGTCAGGATCCCCCTGCCGATGCTCAACCGGCACGGACTCGTGGCCGGCGCCACCGGCACCGGCAAGACCAAGACGCTCCAGCTCATCGCCGAGCAGTTGTCGGCGCAGGGGGTCCCCGTCTTCCTCGCCGACATCAAGGGCGACGGGTCGGGGATCTCCGCACCGGGCGCACGGAACGAGAAGGTGCAGGCCAGGGCCGCGGAAGTGCACCAGCGGTGGGAGCCCGCCGGCTGTCCCGCGGAGTTCTACGCCCTCGGCGGCATCGGGCACGGCATCCCGGTCCGGGCCACGGTCACCAGCTTCGGACCGCTCCTGCTGTCCAAGGTGCTCCAGCTCAACCGGACCCAGGAGCAGTCCCTAGGCCTGATCTTCCACTACGCCGACCAGAAGGGGCTGGAACTGGTCGACCTCAAGGACCTGCGGGCCGTCGTCGCCTTCCTGACCTCCGACGAGGGCAAGAGCGAGCTGAAGAACATCGGGGGCCTGTCCACCGCCACGGCCGGGGTCATCCTGCGCTCCCTGACCGCCTTCGAGGCGGAGGGCATGGCCGACTTCTTCGGGGAGCCGGAGTTCGACACCGCCGAGCTGCTGCGGACCGCGGACGACGGGCGCGGCCTGGTGTCCGTGCTGGAGCTGGCCGCCGTGCAGGACCGGCCGCGGCTCTTCTCGACCTTCCTGATGTGGCTGCTCGCCGATCTCTTCCACGATCTGCCGGAGGTCGGGGACGTCGACCGGCCGAAGCTCGTGTTCTTCCTCGACGAGGCGCATCTGCTCTTCGAGGGGGCCTCCAAGGCGTTCCTCGACTCCCTCACGCAGACCGTGCGGCTGATTCGCTCGAAAGGAGTCGGCGTCTTCTTCGTCACGCAGACCGCGAAGGACGTACCCGCCGACGTCCTCGCGCAGCTCGGGAACCGGGTCCAGCACGCGCTGCGGGCCTTCACGCCGGACGACCAGAAGGCGTTGAAGGCGACCGTGCGGACCTTCCCCGATTCCGCGTACGACCTGGAGGAGCTGCTCACCGGCCTGGGCACGGGGGAGGCCGTGGTGACGGTGCTCAGCGAGAAGGGGGCGCCTACGCCCGTCGCCGCGACCCGCCTGCGGGCTCCCGAGTCCCTGATGGGACCGGTCGACACCGGTGAGCTGGACTCGGCGGTCAGGGCCTCCGCGCTGTACGGACGGTACGCACAGGCTGTGGACAGGGAGTCGGCGTACGAGAAGCTCGACTCCCGCGGCGCCAAGGGCCCGGACGAGATGAAGGCCCCGCCGGCCCCGACCCCGGCCCGCGCGGACGACCCCTCCGTCGTCGAACAGGTCGTCGGCAGCGGCATGTTCAAGTCGCTGGCGCGGTCGCTGGGCACGCAGATCGGGCGGGAGATCACCCGCTCGCTCTTCGGTACGGCGCGGAGGAGGCGGCGGTAG
- a CDS encoding Dabb family protein, with the protein MIRHLVLFKLNEGVERDDPRVVEGVEAFRALDGKIPEIRFWELGWNLSDRPIAYDFAINSGFEDAAALRTYVEHPEHQAGVALWKEFSTWVIADYAY; encoded by the coding sequence ATGATCCGTCACCTCGTCCTCTTCAAGCTCAACGAGGGTGTCGAGCGCGACGACCCGCGCGTGGTCGAGGGCGTCGAGGCCTTCCGCGCCCTGGACGGCAAGATCCCCGAGATCCGCTTCTGGGAGCTGGGCTGGAACCTCAGCGACCGCCCCATCGCCTACGACTTCGCCATCAACTCCGGGTTCGAGGACGCGGCCGCGCTGCGGACCTACGTCGAGCACCCGGAGCACCAGGCGGGTGTGGCGTTGTGGAAGGAATTCTCCACCTGGGTGATCGCCGACTACGCGTACTGA
- a CDS encoding LytR C-terminal domain-containing protein, which translates to MSMLTPPGMGGKYRITGDKYPRMRRSRRRGRLVLGVVASAAALSLVGWGTLQLIDVFTGGGDQASAAGAKANCTKKSGASPAASAAPLPKPGQITVNVLNATPRGGLAKKTADELKKRGFRIGDVGNATATYDKKVKGTGILLGPSSALKTSLPVLGTQLASAETRTDTRKGAEVDLIIGNGFKSLSSKAVADKALAALTAPAPAATGSKKSCG; encoded by the coding sequence ATGAGCATGCTGACGCCCCCCGGCATGGGCGGTAAGTACCGGATCACGGGCGACAAGTACCCCCGGATGCGCCGGTCCCGGCGGCGCGGCAGGCTCGTGCTGGGCGTGGTGGCCTCCGCCGCGGCCCTGAGCCTGGTCGGCTGGGGCACGCTCCAGCTCATCGACGTGTTCACGGGCGGCGGGGACCAGGCCTCCGCGGCCGGTGCCAAGGCGAACTGCACGAAGAAGTCCGGCGCGTCCCCCGCCGCCTCCGCGGCCCCGCTCCCCAAGCCGGGTCAGATCACCGTCAACGTCCTGAACGCCACGCCCCGCGGCGGGCTCGCGAAGAAGACGGCGGACGAGCTCAAGAAGCGGGGCTTCCGGATCGGCGACGTGGGCAACGCGACGGCGACGTACGACAAGAAGGTCAAGGGCACGGGGATACTGCTCGGGCCGTCGTCCGCCCTCAAGACCTCCCTGCCGGTCCTGGGCACGCAGCTCGCCTCCGCGGAGACCCGCACGGACACCCGCAAGGGCGCCGAGGTCGACCTGATCATCGGCAACGGCTTCAAGAGCCTGAGCAGCAAAGCGGTCGCCGACAAGGCACTGGCCGCGCTGACGGCCCCCGCGCCGGCGGCCACGGGGTCCAAGAAGAGCTGCGGGTAG
- a CDS encoding RNA polymerase sigma factor SigF yields the protein MALTVAASTAPPQEAPQEAAPRSRGADTRALTQVLFGQLKELQPGTPEHNRVRAALIEANLPLVRYAAARFRSRNEPMEDVIQVGTIGLINAIDRFDPDRGVQFPTFAMPTVVGEIKRYFRDNVRTVHVPRRLHELWVQVNGATEDLTTAFGRTPTTAEIAERLRITEDEVLSCIEAGRSYHATSLEAAQEGDGLPGLLDRLGYEDPALDGVEHRDLVRHLLVQLPEREQRILLLRYYSNLTQSQISAELGVSQMHVSRLLARSFQRLRSANRIDA from the coding sequence GTGGCGTTGACCGTGGCGGCCAGTACCGCGCCTCCCCAGGAGGCCCCCCAGGAGGCCGCCCCACGCAGTCGCGGCGCCGACACCCGGGCGCTCACCCAGGTGCTCTTCGGCCAGCTGAAGGAGCTCCAGCCGGGCACTCCGGAGCACAACCGGGTGCGGGCGGCGCTCATCGAGGCCAACCTCCCCCTCGTGCGCTACGCGGCCGCCCGCTTCCGCTCCCGCAACGAGCCGATGGAGGACGTGATCCAGGTCGGCACCATCGGGCTGATCAACGCCATCGACCGCTTCGACCCGGACCGGGGCGTGCAGTTCCCGACCTTCGCGATGCCGACCGTCGTCGGCGAGATCAAGCGGTACTTCCGCGACAACGTCCGCACCGTCCACGTACCGCGCCGGCTGCACGAGCTGTGGGTGCAGGTCAACGGCGCGACGGAGGACCTGACCACCGCCTTCGGGCGCACCCCGACCACCGCCGAGATCGCCGAGCGGCTGCGCATCACCGAGGACGAGGTGCTGTCCTGCATCGAGGCCGGCCGGTCGTACCACGCCACCTCGCTGGAGGCGGCCCAGGAGGGCGACGGACTGCCGGGACTGCTCGACCGGCTGGGCTACGAGGACCCGGCGCTGGACGGCGTGGAACACCGCGACCTGGTCCGCCATCTCCTGGTCCAACTCCCGGAACGCGAACAGCGAATCCTGCTGCTGCGCTACTACAGCAATCTCACCCAGTCGCAAATCAGCGCGGAACTCGGTGTCTCACAGATGCACGTTTCGAGGCTACTGGCGCGTAGCTTCCAGCGGCTGCGGTCCGCCAATCGGATCGACGCATAA
- the tadA gene encoding tRNA adenosine(34) deaminase TadA, whose product MRLALDEAGRAGPDVPVGAVVLSPDGTTVLAAGHNEREAVGDPTAHAEVLAIRRAAAELGEWRLTGCTLVVTLEPCTMCAGAIVQSRVDRVVYGARDEKAGAAGSLWDVVRDRRLNHRPEVIGGVLAEECAGLLTEFFRDR is encoded by the coding sequence ATGCGGCTCGCCCTGGACGAGGCCGGCCGGGCGGGCCCGGACGTGCCGGTGGGCGCCGTCGTACTGTCCCCGGACGGTACGACCGTGCTCGCGGCCGGCCACAACGAACGCGAGGCGGTCGGCGATCCGACCGCGCACGCGGAGGTCCTCGCGATCAGACGGGCGGCGGCGGAGCTCGGCGAGTGGCGGCTGACCGGCTGCACGCTCGTCGTCACGCTGGAGCCCTGCACGATGTGCGCGGGCGCGATCGTGCAGTCCCGGGTGGACCGGGTCGTCTACGGCGCCCGGGACGAGAAGGCGGGCGCGGCCGGCTCCCTGTGGGACGTCGTCCGCGACCGGCGCCTCAACCACCGCCCCGAGGTGATCGGGGGCGTCCTCGCGGAGGAGTGCGCGGGGCTCCTCACGGAGTTCTTCCGGGACCGCTGA
- a CDS encoding type II toxin-antitoxin system VapB family antitoxin, producing the protein MIFKRIGNGRPYPDHGRESTRQWADVAPRPVRLDQLVTTKGQLDLETLLAEDSTFYGDLFAHVVKWQGDLYLEDGLHRAVRAALQQRQVLHARVLELD; encoded by the coding sequence GTGATCTTCAAGCGCATCGGAAACGGCCGGCCGTACCCCGACCACGGCCGGGAAAGCACCCGGCAGTGGGCGGACGTCGCACCGCGCCCGGTCCGCCTCGATCAGCTGGTGACGACCAAGGGCCAGCTCGACCTGGAGACCCTGCTCGCCGAGGACTCGACGTTCTACGGCGATCTCTTCGCGCACGTCGTGAAATGGCAGGGCGACCTGTACCTGGAGGACGGCCTCCACCGCGCGGTGCGGGCGGCGCTCCAGCAGCGACAGGTGCTGCACGCGCGTGTGCTCGAGCTGGACTGA
- the upp gene encoding uracil phosphoribosyltransferase, giving the protein MRLHVVDHPLVAHKLTTLRDQRTDSATFRRLADELVTLLAYEATRDVRTEAVDIRTPVAPTTGVKLSYPRPLVVPILRAGLGMLDGMVRLLPTAEVGFLGMIRNEETLQATTYAARMPEDLSGRQVYVLDPMLATGGTLVAAIRELIRRGADDVTAVVLLAAPEGVEIMERELAGTPVTVVTAAVDDHLNEHGYIVPGLGDAGDRLYGAAE; this is encoded by the coding sequence ATGCGTCTCCACGTCGTCGACCACCCTCTGGTCGCCCACAAACTCACCACGCTGCGCGACCAGCGCACCGACTCCGCGACCTTCCGCCGCCTCGCCGACGAGCTGGTCACCCTGCTCGCCTACGAGGCCACGCGCGACGTGCGCACCGAAGCGGTCGACATCCGCACCCCGGTCGCCCCCACGACCGGTGTGAAGCTGTCGTATCCCCGCCCGCTGGTGGTCCCGATCCTGCGTGCCGGGCTCGGCATGCTCGACGGCATGGTCCGGCTGCTCCCGACCGCCGAGGTGGGGTTCCTCGGCATGATCCGCAACGAGGAGACGCTCCAGGCCACCACGTACGCCGCGCGCATGCCGGAGGATCTCTCCGGGCGGCAGGTGTACGTCCTCGACCCGATGCTCGCGACCGGCGGCACGCTGGTGGCGGCGATCCGTGAGCTGATCCGGCGCGGCGCGGACGATGTGACGGCGGTGGTCCTGCTGGCCGCCCCGGAGGGCGTGGAGATCATGGAGCGCGAGCTGGCGGGGACGCCGGTGACGGTGGTGACGGCGGCGGTCGACGACCACCTGAACGAACACGGCTACATCGTGCCGGGGCTGGGCGATGCGGGGGATCGTCTGTACGGGGCGGCGGAGTAG